One Pseudomonas sp. MH9.2 DNA segment encodes these proteins:
- a CDS encoding phasin family protein, with amino-acid sequence MAGKKKIEKEGSSWIGEVEKYSRQIWLAGLGAYSKISNDGSKLFETLVKDGEKAEKQTKSGVDKQVDAAKATAQSAKSRVGDVKDLALGKWSELEGAFDKRLNSAISRLGVPSRNEVKALHSKVDLLTRQIEKLTGASVTPVSSKAAAKPAAKPVAKATAKAVAKPAAKAPAKTAAAKPAAKPVAKPVAAKSVAKPAATKPAAAKAPAVKKAAAPKPAAAKPAVAATPTAVAASAATPAPATTAASTPASQS; translated from the coding sequence ATGGCTGGCAAAAAGAAGATTGAAAAAGAAGGCAGCTCCTGGATTGGCGAGGTTGAAAAATACTCCCGTCAAATCTGGCTGGCTGGTTTAGGCGCTTACTCAAAAATCAGCAATGACGGCAGTAAGCTTTTCGAAACCCTGGTCAAAGACGGCGAGAAGGCCGAAAAGCAGACCAAGAGCGGCGTCGACAAGCAAGTCGATGCAGCGAAGGCAACAGCGCAATCGGCAAAATCCCGAGTGGGCGACGTCAAGGACCTTGCGCTGGGTAAGTGGAGCGAGCTCGAAGGTGCTTTCGACAAACGCCTGAACAGCGCCATCTCGCGCCTCGGTGTCCCAAGCCGCAACGAAGTCAAGGCACTGCACAGCAAGGTCGATCTCCTGACTAGGCAAATCGAGAAACTGACCGGCGCGTCGGTGACGCCTGTGTCCTCCAAAGCCGCTGCAAAACCTGCGGCTAAACCCGTAGCCAAGGCAACGGCCAAGGCAGTGGCCAAACCCGCGGCTAAAGCGCCGGCCAAAACGGCAGCCGCCAAGCCAGCCGCGAAACCGGTTGCCAAGCCTGTTGCCGCGAAATCGGTAGCTAAACCAGCCGCCACCAAGCCCGCAGCAGCGAAAGCACCCGCAGTGAAAAAAGCAGCAGCACCCAAGCCCGCTGCGGCCAAACCTGCAGTAGCAGCAACGCCAACTGCCGTTGCTGCTTCAGCGGCAACCCCTGCGCCAGCAACGACCGCTGCGTCGACGCCCGCCAGCCAGTCCTGA
- the ubiB gene encoding ubiquinone biosynthesis regulatory protein kinase UbiB, whose translation MKLLAVRRLFRIQRVVIRYRLDDLLFALPLPWWMLALRYAMPWRWFPRKPLELSRGARLRMALQDLGPIFIKFGQLLSTRRDLLPEDIADELMHLQDRVPPFDSQQAIGLIEEQLGAKISAVFSRFDVAPLASASVAQVHAAQLKTGEEVVVKVVRPGLKPIISQDLAWLFILARVAERLSADARLLHPVEVVSDYEKTIYDELDLLREAANSSQLRRNFEGSPLLYVPQVYWDWCRPKVLVMERIYGIQVTDLATLADQRTDMKMLAERGVEIFFTQVFRDSFFHADMHPGNIFVSTVQPWSPQYIAIDCGIVGSLTPEDQDYLARNLFAFFKRDYRRVAQLHIDSGWVPAHTKLNEFEAAIRTVCEPIFEKPLKDISFGQVLMRLFQTARRFNMEVQPQLVLLQKTLLNIEGLGRQLYPELDLWSTAQPFLERWMRERVSPKTLLHNLHTQVEQIPHLANMTRDLLERMSKPHASAPQPAWRERGDGWALRLTGAGLLAGGAVLGSTLAASGTALVALAAWPAWVMLVAGLYLVVRR comes from the coding sequence ATGAAGCTGCTTGCCGTCCGCCGTCTGTTTCGCATCCAACGCGTCGTGATCCGCTACCGTCTCGATGACTTGTTGTTTGCCCTGCCGCTGCCCTGGTGGATGCTCGCCCTGCGTTATGCCATGCCGTGGCGCTGGTTCCCGCGTAAACCCCTGGAGCTGAGCCGTGGCGCACGCTTGCGCATGGCGCTGCAGGACCTCGGGCCGATTTTCATAAAATTCGGCCAGCTGCTCTCCACCCGCCGCGATCTGCTCCCCGAGGACATCGCCGACGAGTTGATGCACTTGCAGGACCGCGTGCCGCCGTTCGATTCGCAGCAGGCCATCGGCCTGATCGAAGAGCAGCTCGGCGCAAAAATCAGTGCCGTGTTCAGCCGCTTCGATGTCGCACCGCTGGCCTCTGCCTCGGTCGCGCAGGTGCATGCCGCGCAGTTGAAAACCGGCGAAGAGGTGGTGGTCAAAGTCGTGCGCCCCGGCCTCAAACCGATCATCAGCCAGGATCTGGCGTGGTTGTTCATACTGGCCCGCGTGGCCGAACGGCTCTCGGCCGATGCACGTCTGCTGCATCCGGTAGAGGTGGTCAGCGATTACGAAAAGACCATCTACGACGAACTCGATTTGTTGCGCGAGGCCGCCAACTCCAGCCAGCTGCGACGCAACTTCGAAGGCTCGCCGCTGCTCTACGTGCCTCAAGTCTATTGGGACTGGTGCCGCCCCAAAGTACTGGTGATGGAGCGCATCTACGGCATTCAGGTCACGGACCTCGCGACCCTGGCCGATCAGCGCACCGACATGAAAATGCTCGCCGAGCGCGGCGTGGAGATTTTCTTCACCCAAGTATTTCGTGACAGCTTCTTTCATGCCGACATGCATCCCGGCAACATTTTCGTCAGCACCGTGCAGCCTTGGAGCCCGCAGTACATCGCCATCGACTGCGGCATCGTCGGCAGCCTGACGCCCGAAGACCAGGACTATCTGGCGCGCAACCTGTTTGCGTTCTTCAAGCGTGACTATCGTCGCGTGGCCCAGTTGCACATCGACTCGGGCTGGGTGCCGGCGCATACCAAGCTCAACGAATTCGAAGCCGCGATCCGCACTGTTTGCGAACCGATTTTCGAGAAGCCGCTTAAAGACATTTCGTTCGGCCAGGTGCTGATGCGTCTGTTCCAGACCGCACGCCGCTTCAACATGGAAGTCCAGCCACAATTGGTGCTGTTACAAAAAACCCTGCTCAACATTGAGGGTCTGGGGCGCCAACTGTACCCGGAACTTGACCTGTGGAGCACCGCTCAACCGTTTTTGGAGCGCTGGATGCGCGAGCGCGTCAGCCCGAAAACCCTGCTGCACAACCTGCACACGCAGGTTGAACAGATACCCCACCTGGCCAACATGACCCGCGACCTGCTGGAGCGCATGTCCAAGCCCCACGCCTCCGCACCGCAGCCCGCGTGGCGTGAGCGTGGCGACGGCTGGGCGTTGCGTCTGACTGGCGCAGGTTTACTGGCAGGCGGCGCGGTACTGGGCTCGACCCTGGCTGCCAGCGGCACGGCCCTGGTCGCGCTGGCAGCATGGCCAGCCTGGGTCATGTTGGTGGCAGGTCTGTATCTGGTCGTGCGCCGATAG
- a CDS encoding DUF971 domain-containing protein, translating into MANTKLPSAINLHKASKTLTLKYAPDEEYHLSAEFLRVHSPSAEVQGHGKPILQFGKLGVGLSKIEPAGQYALKLTFDDGHDSGLFTWDYLYQLAQRQEQLWTDYLAELKTAGKSRDPSEQIIKLML; encoded by the coding sequence ATGGCCAATACCAAGCTCCCCAGCGCAATCAATCTGCACAAAGCTTCGAAAACCCTGACGCTGAAATACGCGCCCGACGAGGAATACCACTTGAGCGCCGAGTTCTTGCGGGTGCACTCACCATCGGCCGAGGTTCAGGGTCATGGCAAACCGATCCTGCAATTTGGCAAGCTCGGCGTGGGCTTGAGCAAAATCGAACCGGCCGGGCAGTACGCACTAAAATTGACCTTCGACGACGGTCATGACAGCGGATTGTTCACCTGGGACTACCTGTACCAATTGGCGCAACGCCAGGAACAGCTGTGGACCGATTATCTTGCCGAGCTGAAAACAGCTGGTAAATCCCGCGACCCCTCCGAGCAAATCATCAAGCTGATGCTCTAG
- a CDS encoding phasin family protein: MAKVALKKKVDAEQATALSEVKLYARKIWLAGLGAYSKAGQEGAEYVKDLIKTGEEVEKKGKKIVDKQLDAANSEIDTIKDDVAGVKGKFEVQLHKVEKAFDRRVGRALNRFGIASKHDVETLSAKLDGLTALLERVAHKQ, from the coding sequence ATGGCCAAAGTAGCCCTGAAGAAGAAAGTTGATGCCGAGCAAGCCACGGCCCTTTCCGAAGTAAAACTGTATGCCCGCAAAATCTGGCTGGCTGGCTTGGGTGCCTACTCCAAGGCCGGTCAAGAAGGCGCCGAGTATGTAAAAGACTTGATCAAGACCGGCGAAGAAGTTGAAAAAAAGGGTAAGAAAATCGTCGACAAGCAGCTCGATGCGGCCAACAGCGAGATCGACACGATCAAAGACGACGTGGCAGGCGTCAAGGGCAAGTTCGAAGTGCAACTTCATAAAGTCGAGAAGGCTTTTGACCGCCGTGTTGGCCGCGCCTTGAATCGGTTTGGCATTGCGTCTAAACATGATGTTGAGACACTCTCTGCTAAGCTCGATGGGCTGACGGCATTGCTTGAACGTGTCGCGCATAAACAATAA
- the ubiE gene encoding bifunctional demethylmenaquinone methyltransferase/2-methoxy-6-polyprenyl-1,4-benzoquinol methylase UbiE: MNDPRKGSDAEPTTHFGYKNVPESQKAEKVAEVFHSVAAKYDLMNDLLSGGMHRLWKRFAIELSGVRTGNRVLDIAGGTGDLARKFSHLVGPTGEVVLADINASMLKVGRDRLLDLGVAGNVKFVQADAEKLPFPDNHFDCVTIAFGLRNVTHKEDALRSMLRVLKPGGRLLVLEFSKPTNALMSKAYDAYSFAFMPLMGKLITNDSESYRYLAESIRMHPNQETLKSMMVEAGFDRVTYHNMTAGIVALHRGIKP; encoded by the coding sequence ATGAACGATCCGCGCAAAGGCAGCGATGCCGAACCCACCACTCACTTCGGCTACAAAAACGTACCGGAAAGCCAGAAAGCCGAGAAAGTCGCTGAGGTTTTCCACTCCGTTGCGGCCAAGTACGACTTGATGAACGACCTGCTGTCCGGTGGCATGCACCGGTTGTGGAAGCGCTTTGCTATCGAGTTGTCTGGCGTACGCACGGGCAATCGCGTGCTGGACATCGCTGGCGGCACTGGCGATCTGGCAAGAAAGTTTTCGCATCTGGTCGGTCCGACCGGCGAAGTCGTACTGGCGGACATCAACGCCTCGATGTTGAAAGTCGGCCGCGACCGTCTGCTGGACCTGGGTGTGGCTGGCAACGTCAAGTTCGTTCAGGCCGACGCGGAAAAGCTGCCGTTCCCGGACAACCATTTCGACTGCGTGACCATCGCCTTCGGCCTGCGCAACGTGACGCATAAAGAAGACGCCCTGCGCTCGATGCTGCGTGTCCTCAAGCCCGGCGGGCGCTTGTTGGTCCTGGAGTTCTCCAAACCGACCAACGCGCTGATGTCCAAGGCCTACGACGCTTACTCGTTCGCGTTCATGCCGCTGATGGGCAAACTGATTACCAATGACTCGGAAAGCTACCGCTATCTGGCGGAGTCGATCCGCATGCACCCGAATCAGGAAACCCTCAAGTCGATGATGGTAGAAGCCGGTTTCGACCGTGTGACCTATCACAACATGACCGCAGGCATCGTTGCCCTGCATCGCGGCATCAAGCCCTGA
- the phaC gene encoding class II poly(R)-hydroxyalkanoic acid synthase, giving the protein MRDKPAKESVPTPATFINAQSVISGLRGRDVFSTLRSVAVQSLRHPVHSARHVLALGGQLGRVILGDNLHTPNPRDSRFADPTWLQNPLYRRGLQAYLSWQHQLKSWIDDSEMSEDDRARAHFILSLLSDALSPSNTLLNPLAVKELFNSGGSSVFKGISHLVDDLMHNNGLPSQITKDAFEVGKTVATTPGAVVFRNELLELMQYKPMSEKQYARPLLIVPPQINKYYIFDLSPANSFVQYALKNGLQVFMISWRNPDVRHREWGLSSYVEAVEEAMNVCRAITGSREVNLLGACAGGLTMAALQGHLQAKRQMRRVSSATYLVSLLDSQIDSAATLFVDEETLEAAKRRSYQQGVLDGRDMAKIFAWMRPNDLIWNYWVNNYLLGKAPPPFDILYWNNDSTRLPAALHGDLLDFFKYNPLSHPGGLEVCGTPVDLQKVTVDSFSVAGINDHITPWDAVYRSTLLLGGDRRFLLANSGHVQSILNPPGNPKSSYIENGKLSSDPRAWYYDGETVEGSWWPNWLNWIQQRSGAQRETLMALGNQNYPPMEAAPGTYVRVR; this is encoded by the coding sequence ATGCGAGACAAGCCAGCGAAGGAATCTGTGCCCACCCCGGCCACATTCATCAATGCGCAAAGCGTCATCAGTGGTTTGCGCGGGCGAGATGTGTTTTCCACGCTGCGTAGCGTGGCCGTCCAAAGCCTGCGTCACCCGGTCCACAGCGCACGTCATGTGCTGGCCCTGGGTGGTCAGTTGGGTCGCGTCATACTGGGTGACAACCTGCACACGCCCAACCCTCGTGACAGCCGCTTCGCGGACCCGACGTGGCTGCAAAACCCCCTCTATCGACGCGGGCTGCAGGCCTATCTGAGCTGGCAGCATCAGCTCAAGAGTTGGATCGATGATAGCGAGATGTCCGAGGATGATCGCGCCCGTGCGCACTTCATCCTGTCCTTGCTCAGCGATGCCCTGTCACCCTCCAACACCCTGCTCAACCCGCTGGCGGTCAAGGAGCTGTTCAACTCCGGCGGCAGCAGCGTATTCAAGGGCATCAGCCACCTGGTCGATGACCTGATGCACAACAATGGCCTGCCCAGCCAGATCACCAAAGATGCATTCGAGGTCGGCAAGACCGTCGCCACCACCCCCGGTGCAGTCGTGTTTCGCAACGAGCTGCTGGAGCTGATGCAGTACAAGCCGATGAGCGAAAAGCAGTACGCTCGGCCTCTGCTGATCGTTCCGCCGCAAATTAACAAGTACTACATTTTCGACCTCAGCCCGGCCAACAGCTTCGTCCAGTACGCACTGAAAAACGGCCTGCAAGTGTTCATGATCAGCTGGCGCAACCCGGATGTGCGTCATCGCGAATGGGGGTTGTCCAGCTACGTCGAAGCCGTCGAAGAAGCGATGAACGTATGCCGCGCCATTACTGGCAGCCGCGAAGTGAACCTGTTGGGTGCCTGCGCCGGCGGCCTGACCATGGCCGCACTGCAAGGCCATCTCCAGGCCAAGCGACAAATGCGCCGGGTCTCCAGCGCAACCTACCTGGTCAGCCTGCTGGACAGCCAGATCGACAGCGCAGCAACCTTGTTCGTCGATGAAGAGACCCTGGAAGCCGCTAAGCGCCGCTCTTACCAGCAAGGTGTGCTTGATGGCCGCGACATGGCCAAAATCTTCGCCTGGATGCGCCCCAACGATTTGATCTGGAATTACTGGGTCAATAACTACCTGCTGGGCAAGGCGCCGCCGCCCTTCGACATCCTCTACTGGAACAACGACAGCACACGCCTGCCGGCCGCCCTGCATGGCGACTTGCTGGACTTTTTCAAATACAACCCACTCAGCCACCCCGGCGGTCTGGAGGTATGCGGCACGCCCGTTGACCTGCAGAAAGTCACCGTCGACAGCTTCAGCGTGGCAGGGATCAATGACCACATCACACCGTGGGACGCGGTCTATCGCTCGACCTTGCTGCTCGGCGGCGACCGGCGCTTCTTGCTGGCCAACAGCGGTCACGTACAAAGCATCCTCAACCCGCCAGGCAACCCCAAATCGAGCTACATCGAAAACGGCAAACTCAGCAGCGACCCCCGGGCCTGGTACTACGATGGAGAAACCGTCGAAGGCAGCTGGTGGCCGAACTGGTTGAACTGGATTCAGCAGCGCTCCGGCGCACAACGAGAAACCCTCATGGCCCTCGGCAACCAGAACTACCCACCGATGGAGGCCGCGCCTGGAACCTATGTGCGTGTGCGCTGA
- a CDS encoding ubiquinone biosynthesis accessory factor UbiJ: MLLSGLLASVELGINRVLRMDSTALPRLERLAGKMIAVDCRNPAFQLFILPSDEGLLLAAHWAAEADCTLRAPASSLLRLALSQDKTAVLHGPEVELEGDSAVLLELVGVLQDLELDWEYELSRWLGPVASPLLGGQLRSSARWTRDSLTNLTHNLADYLSEESRTLVGQREAEARFAELDQTRLDLERLEARFERLALSLKSSDNA; encoded by the coding sequence ATGTTACTCAGCGGCTTGCTCGCCAGCGTCGAGCTCGGCATCAACCGTGTGCTGCGCATGGACAGCACCGCCCTGCCACGCCTCGAACGCCTGGCAGGCAAGATGATTGCAGTCGATTGCCGTAACCCGGCCTTTCAGCTGTTCATTTTGCCCAGCGATGAAGGCTTGCTGTTGGCGGCACACTGGGCCGCTGAGGCCGACTGTACCCTGCGTGCGCCAGCCTCGAGTTTGCTGCGTCTAGCCCTGAGCCAGGACAAAACCGCCGTACTGCATGGCCCTGAAGTCGAGCTTGAAGGCGACAGCGCCGTATTGCTGGAACTGGTCGGCGTGCTGCAAGACCTTGAGCTGGACTGGGAGTACGAACTCTCGCGCTGGCTCGGTCCGGTCGCCAGTCCTTTGCTCGGGGGCCAACTGCGCAGCAGCGCCCGCTGGACCCGCGACAGCCTGACCAACCTCACGCACAACCTCGCCGACTACCTCAGTGAGGAATCGCGCACCCTGGTCGGCCAACGTGAAGCCGAAGCCCGCTTCGCCGAGCTGGACCAGACCAGGCTCGACCTTGAACGTCTCGAGGCGCGCTTCGAGCGCCTTGCCCTCTCCCTCAAATCCAGCGATAACGCATGA
- a CDS encoding polyhydroxyalkanoic acid system family protein gives MAQITVEREHALGREAAREKAEHLVLKLADKYALKPTWSGDVVELEGKGAKGKIEVEDTLIRVSIELNFFLSAMSGAIKSEVERVLDKELLA, from the coding sequence ATGGCCCAAATAACTGTTGAACGTGAACACGCCCTTGGCCGCGAAGCTGCGCGGGAAAAGGCCGAGCATCTGGTGCTCAAGCTGGCGGATAAATATGCGCTGAAACCGACATGGTCAGGCGATGTAGTGGAGCTCGAGGGCAAGGGCGCCAAGGGGAAAATCGAGGTCGAAGACACATTGATCAGGGTCAGCATCGAGCTGAACTTTTTCCTCTCGGCAATGAGCGGCGCGATCAAATCCGAGGTGGAGAGGGTCCTGGACAAAGAACTGCTGGCTTGA
- the phaC gene encoding class II poly(R)-hydroxyalkanoic acid synthase: protein MSIKNNDDLQRQASENTLGLNPVVGLRSKDLLTTARMVLTQALRQPFHSVKHVAHFGVELKNVLLGKSSLQPASDDRRFADPAWSQNPLYRRYLQTYLAWRKELHDWISDSNLSEQNINRGHFVINLMTEAMSPTNSAANPAAVKRFFETGGKSLLDGLSHLAKDLVHNGGMPSQVNMDAFEVGKSLGTTEGSVVFRNDVLELIQYKPMTEQVLERPLLVVPPQINKFYVFDLNPDKSLARFCLRGGVQTFIVSWRNPTKAQREWGLSTYIDALKEAVDVVRAITGSKDINMLGACSGGITCTALLGHYAALGEQKVHALTLLVSVLDTTLDSEVALFVDEKTLESAKRHSYQAGVLEGRDMAKIFAWMRPNDLIWNYWVNNYLLGNEPPVFDILFWNNDTTRLPAAFHGDLIEMFKTNPLIRANALEVCGTPIDLKKVTSDVFSLAGTNDHITPWGSCYKSARLFGGKTEFVLSSSGHIQSILNPPGNPKSRYMTNPELPVDAKEWQENSTKHTDSWWLYWQSWQAERSGKLKKAPSVLGNKAHPAGEAAPGTYVHER, encoded by the coding sequence ATGAGTATCAAGAACAACGATGACTTGCAGCGCCAAGCCTCGGAAAACACTCTGGGGCTAAACCCCGTGGTCGGCTTGCGGAGTAAAGATTTGCTGACCACTGCTCGGATGGTTCTAACCCAAGCCCTCAGGCAACCTTTCCACAGCGTCAAGCATGTCGCTCATTTCGGTGTCGAACTGAAGAATGTTTTGCTAGGGAAATCCAGTTTGCAACCTGCCAGCGACGACCGTCGATTCGCTGACCCTGCCTGGAGCCAGAACCCGCTGTATCGCCGTTATCTACAAACCTACCTGGCCTGGCGCAAGGAGTTGCACGACTGGATCAGTGACAGCAATCTGTCAGAACAAAACATTAATCGTGGTCACTTTGTGATCAATCTGATGACCGAAGCCATGTCGCCGACCAACAGCGCCGCCAACCCGGCTGCGGTCAAACGGTTTTTCGAAACCGGTGGCAAAAGCCTTCTCGACGGGTTGTCACACTTGGCCAAGGACTTGGTGCATAACGGCGGCATGCCGAGCCAGGTCAATATGGACGCCTTCGAAGTCGGCAAGAGCCTCGGCACCACCGAAGGCTCGGTGGTCTTTCGCAATGACGTGCTTGAACTGATCCAGTACAAACCGATGACCGAACAGGTGCTTGAGCGGCCGTTATTGGTCGTTCCACCGCAGATCAACAAGTTCTATGTGTTCGACCTGAACCCGGATAAAAGCCTGGCACGCTTCTGCCTGCGCGGTGGCGTGCAGACGTTTATCGTCAGTTGGCGCAACCCGACCAAGGCACAGCGGGAGTGGGGCCTGTCGACCTACATCGACGCGCTCAAAGAAGCGGTTGACGTGGTCCGCGCTATCACCGGCAGCAAAGACATCAACATGCTGGGCGCTTGCTCCGGCGGCATCACCTGCACCGCGCTGCTGGGTCACTACGCCGCGCTGGGCGAGCAGAAGGTCCATGCCCTGACCTTGTTGGTCAGCGTGCTGGATACCACCCTCGACAGCGAGGTCGCGCTGTTTGTCGACGAAAAGACCCTGGAATCGGCCAAGCGCCACTCCTATCAAGCGGGCGTACTGGAAGGCCGTGACATGGCCAAGATTTTCGCCTGGATGCGCCCCAATGACCTGATCTGGAATTACTGGGTCAACAATTACCTGTTGGGCAACGAACCGCCAGTCTTCGACATCCTGTTCTGGAACAACGACACCACCCGCCTGCCCGCCGCGTTCCATGGCGACCTGATCGAGATGTTCAAGACCAACCCGCTGATCCGCGCCAACGCCCTTGAAGTGTGTGGCACACCGATCGACCTGAAAAAGGTGACCAGCGATGTGTTTAGCCTGGCAGGCACCAACGACCACATCACGCCATGGGGCTCGTGCTACAAATCGGCCCGTCTATTCGGCGGAAAGACTGAATTCGTACTGTCCAGCAGCGGCCATATTCAAAGCATTCTCAACCCGCCGGGCAACCCCAAGTCACGCTACATGACCAACCCCGAGCTGCCGGTCGATGCCAAAGAGTGGCAAGAGAACTCGACCAAGCACACCGATTCCTGGTGGCTTTACTGGCAAAGCTGGCAAGCAGAGCGCTCAGGTAAATTGAAAAAGGCGCCGAGCGTGCTCGGCAACAAAGCACACCCGGCTGGCGAAGCTGCACCGGGCACTTACGTACACGAACGCTAA
- the hisI gene encoding phosphoribosyl-AMP cyclohydrolase, with product MKDWLDEIHWNSDGLVPAIAQDHETGRVLMMAWMNREALSLTATENRAIYWSRSRGKLWRKGEESGHVQKLHELRLDCDADVIILKVEQIGGIACHTGRESCFYRVYDDAGWKVVDPVLKDPHAIYQAGHTHD from the coding sequence ATGAAAGACTGGCTGGACGAGATTCACTGGAACAGCGATGGTTTGGTGCCTGCGATTGCCCAGGACCATGAAACCGGACGCGTGCTGATGATGGCCTGGATGAATCGCGAAGCGCTGAGCTTGACCGCGACCGAGAACCGGGCCATTTATTGGTCGCGTTCCCGTGGCAAACTCTGGCGCAAAGGTGAAGAATCCGGGCATGTGCAGAAGCTTCACGAATTGCGCCTGGACTGCGATGCCGACGTGATTATCCTGAAGGTCGAACAGATCGGCGGGATTGCCTGCCACACGGGTCGTGAAAGCTGCTTCTACCGGGTGTACGACGATGCCGGCTGGAAGGTTGTCGACCCGGTGCTCAAAGACCCGCACGCTATCTATCAGGCAGGACACACACATGACTGA
- a CDS encoding TetR/AcrR family transcriptional regulator — protein MKTRDRILECALHLFNQQGEPNVSTLEIANELGISPGNLYYHFHGKEPLVMGLFERFQTELSPLLNPPANAQLAPEDYWVFLHLIVERLSYYRFLFQDLSNLAGRLPKLARGIRNLLNALKRTLASLLAQLKAQRQLVSDTQALGQLVEQISMTLLFSLDYQRILGKEGEVRVVVYQIMMLVAPHLIPDSRQGVEKLAMHYLEE, from the coding sequence ATGAAAACACGCGACCGTATCCTTGAATGCGCCTTGCACTTGTTCAACCAACAGGGCGAACCTAACGTCTCGACACTGGAAATCGCTAACGAACTGGGCATCAGCCCCGGCAATCTCTACTACCACTTTCACGGCAAAGAGCCGCTGGTCATGGGCTTGTTCGAGCGTTTCCAGACAGAACTGTCGCCGCTACTCAATCCCCCGGCCAACGCACAGCTCGCGCCGGAAGACTACTGGGTGTTTCTGCACCTGATCGTCGAGCGCCTGTCGTATTACCGCTTCCTGTTCCAGGACCTGTCCAACCTCGCGGGCCGTCTGCCAAAACTGGCACGCGGTATCCGCAACCTGCTCAACGCACTAAAACGCACCCTGGCATCGTTACTGGCACAGCTGAAAGCACAGAGGCAACTGGTCAGCGACACACAAGCGCTGGGGCAACTGGTGGAACAGATCAGCATGACCCTGCTGTTCTCCCTGGACTACCAACGCATCCTCGGCAAAGAAGGCGAAGTACGCGTCGTTGTCTACCAGATCATGATGCTGGTCGCGCCCCACCTGATCCCCGACTCGCGGCAGGGGGTGGAGAAGCTGGCGATGCATTATCTGGAGGAGTAG
- the phaZ gene encoding poly(3-hydroxyalkanoate) depolymerase, protein MSKPFVFRTIDLDGHTIRTAVRPGKGDMTPLLIFNGIGANLELVFPFVDALDPDMEVIAFDVPGVGGSSTPSRPFRFPGLAKLTARMLDYLNYGQVNVIGVSWGGALAQQFAYDYPERCKKLVLAATAAGAVMVPGKPRVLWLMASPRRYIQPSHVIRIAPEIYGGAFRRDPHLAANHAAKVRSSGKLGYYWQLFAGMGWTSIHWLHKIRQPTLILAGDDDPLIPLINMRMLAWRIPNAQLHIIDDGHLFLITRAEAVAPIIMKFLLEERQRAVMHPHPTPIHR, encoded by the coding sequence ATGTCGAAACCGTTTGTTTTTCGTACCATCGACCTGGATGGTCACACCATCCGCACGGCCGTCCGCCCAGGCAAGGGTGATATGACACCGTTGCTGATTTTCAATGGCATCGGCGCCAACCTGGAGCTGGTATTTCCGTTCGTCGACGCGCTTGACCCGGACATGGAAGTGATCGCCTTCGATGTGCCGGGTGTCGGCGGCTCTTCCACGCCCAGTCGCCCCTTTCGCTTTCCCGGGCTGGCCAAGCTGACCGCGAGGATGCTCGACTACCTGAATTACGGCCAGGTCAATGTGATCGGGGTGTCGTGGGGCGGCGCGTTGGCGCAACAGTTCGCCTACGACTATCCAGAACGCTGCAAAAAACTGGTGCTCGCCGCGACAGCCGCCGGCGCAGTCATGGTGCCGGGCAAGCCTCGTGTGCTGTGGTTGATGGCCAGCCCACGGCGATATATTCAGCCGTCCCATGTGATACGCATCGCGCCGGAAATCTACGGTGGCGCCTTTCGTCGGGACCCTCACCTGGCCGCCAATCACGCCGCCAAGGTCCGATCGTCGGGCAAGCTGGGTTATTACTGGCAGCTGTTTGCCGGGATGGGCTGGACCAGCATCCATTGGCTGCACAAGATTCGTCAGCCTACATTGATCCTCGCGGGCGACGACGATCCGCTCATTCCTTTGATAAATATGCGCATGCTGGCTTGGCGGATACCCAATGCCCAGCTACACATAATCGATGACGGTCATTTATTTTTGATCACCCGTGCCGAAGCGGTGGCGCCCATCATCATGAAATTCCTACTGGAGGAGCGGCAGCGCGCGGTCATGCATCCGCACCCGACCCCGATTCATCGATAG